CTGattgagtgaaaaaaaattgtatcgttaataaaataaattttcattttcctaaactaaacaaaaaaacaaaacataaaataATTCATGTTTAACATCACAAAGAAAGACGGCAACAAAATACCATTGTTTGCCTCAGTGTCTCCTCCTCTACACATAAATGTTGTATACATACCTACCTAccttaattataattaattaattgccaaacattacatttttaccatcatacacacacacgtataGGAAAcaattataaattaaaaaataattgaattgaaatactAACATTACattaaccatcatcataaacagaGCATACACCCGCCACCATCTaccatccaaaaaaaaagccaaaatgatgatgataatgccTTTCCATTATAGATCATATGTCAACGACAACCAACAACACATTGGCATGCATCAAATAagaattgttgatgaaaaaatttcctgattatcatcattcattgataataataataataatttgtaatttgtttttttttacaaagaATAATTtggcttttgtttttttttcatgcatacacacacccacacacaacacacataTGGCTataaaaatatcgatattgaataaaatcaaatttaatgccaattttcaaaaaaaaaaaaaaaaatttttctttctgtgtttgtcaattttaacaataacaagttgaatttttttttcttagtgCAATTagttaaattaattaattaattaataattgattgattgatgatgatattattagAGAGGATGGATGAATCTAAATTTAGATTTTCTTCTTAGTAGCCGTATATCGTTCCATATATTGATCATATGATGGATGATCCTGTAATTGTTTCATATCGAATAGATTACCATCCACTGCTAATAATGATATCTGTGATTCAGTCAATAATGAACGTGTTATTTCGTCTAATCGTAAACAATTTTCTTCTAAACGTAACACTTTTAAACGTGGACAACGTGCTAAATCATCCgatatttttgataattgattttgatttaaatttatttcatgtgCTTGTAGTTCGCCAACATCGTCCGGTATTTCggtgattttatttttagataaatcaataaaatccaGTTGTCTTATCGTTCGCAATTGGATGGGAAATTTTTGCAACCGATTATTGGACAAGTTTATGCTCCTCAATGACCTCAAATCACCCAGTTTTGTTGGTAATGTATGCAATTGATTGCCAGCCAACGACAATGTTTCCAGTTTAGCCAATCGACATATCTCTTCAGGTAATTGGGTCAACAGGTTTTCATTTAATATCAATGTCCGTAGATTGGTAAAATTAGCAATGGTTATTGGAATagttttcaaatgatttgtaGACAAATCGATCGTTCGTAATGTTGTCACACGGAATACGTCCGGaggaatttcattcaattttgccTTGGTCAATTGAAATACTCCGGTACGTTGGCTGTTTTCTAGATGTGATTTCACACTTTGTTTGTTGCCCATGTTTTCTAtagtttttattatattttcaacagttcaatggaatttatttcaattttttaatgatgatcatttgaaaattttcgtttgacATTTATCACACATCAAGTTTGTTGACTCGCGAATGTTTTGAACACAATGGGGTCGAATTTCGATCCCGTGGGCAAagtatggtgatgatgatgatgtaatatttttctgtggaaaaaaacagcTTTAAACAATAACGTCAACAATAATCAGAAAATTAAATGTTGACTTTTTCTTGTCTATTTTTATTCGCGTTCAAATGAttcgtgattttttttttgtaatgtaaaataaaaaataacaaattcgTTAgcgaaaaaataatcatcaatatttgttATGGATATTTACAGGTTATttaattgttgataatcatatatgatggatatgatggatcatcaattttcttgAATAGATGAAAATCTTTCACTCATGacctaatcatcatcatcatcatcatgattagaTAATCgaatgttgtttatttttgagTTCTACAAACAAATGGACACCTAATGTAATGACATCTAGGATTCAATTTatgaaacaataaatgaatacatatacaaaattcaatccaCGTGTTTTCGGATTCTTCATGGATATATTTATTCAAGAATTTAATCGTTtgcaataaataaaaatggccGAATTATTCAAGTTTGTTATGATGTTATAAATTatgaatttataaattaatcacatcatttcttttttctttagaGTTTTACAACCATTACAGTTTATGCAAACAATTCTTGTAAGTTATTTtctgattcattttctttatttttcttttacattcttttttgaattttgatgatatagAATTCTGGTACAAGACATGATGGtagaaaatttgatgaatctCGTCATGTATTGGTCAGTTGTGATTGTGTTACCAGTGCCAATGGTTCAGCATTGATAAAATTCGGTACATCTTCAGTGATGTGTGGCATTTCAAcggttcgttttttttgtcccagttaatttatttttgctattcattcattgattattcaaACAATAGTCTTTGGTGAAACCAAATACCGATAAACCTGATGAAGGCATCATTGAAATAGACGTTCGATTCTCTAACACCTGTACGAATGAATTGGATAATCCTGATCGTACAACAATTAGTGGTTATGTTCGTGAATGTGTTAAAAAGATTTTATCACATGCAAAATGTATTAATCTTGCACAATTATGTCTTATTCCTCGTAAATATTGTTGGAAGATAATGTTGGAGATTATCTGCTTAAATATGGATGGATCGATTGTTGATCTATCATTATTGGCTACATTAGTTGCTTTGAAGAAATGTAAACTACGTAAATATGAAATCGAAACTGAATTCGGCCTGATAACACcaacaaatgaatatgaaaagaTTGAAATTCGAACATGTCCAATGCTTTGTACATTCGTCATAATTGACAAGTAATATAATTCAATTCTAATCATTATAAATCAaactcatttttttaattcttttcaattcacCACAGACATTTACTAATTGAtccaacaatgaatgaagaagaattatCCGATTCTACAATACGAATGGCTATCGATCCGGATTCATCTATCGATAGTGATTGTCTTTATTTGCTTGAAGCCACTGGATCTTGTACAATGGATCAAAATCTACTTAAAAATATCCACAACAAAGCAATGAAAAGAGCTAAATTTTTACGTTCAATCATGACAAAATATACAGAACAaccagatgatgaagaatccTGTCAATTTGAACCAATGCTGTCATGATAATTTCGTGACTTTCTTCGGTCTTAAACattgtaaaaaaacaacatttcattttgtttctaataataatgataaaaatgagaatattttgtttttgttattctaaAAGAGAGTAATCTCtaatttgataaattaattatgtataattgattgattgataaaatcaGCATTCACTTAATTGATCACGTTTCGGTTGTTTTCATTAGTCATGTACgacgataatgatttgatttttccatttttcttttttttttttgttgttgttgttttgttgcaTGTCGGCTGACATGCAAATTTCACACCTGTATGATTTGTgcccatccatccatttattcattcatcattgtataatgattgacaattgtgtgtgtgtgtgtgtcgggaaaaaaccaaattgaatcatcaacattggcaATCGAtgcttgttgatgatgtaaacAAATAgtaagaaaacaaaacaaaaaactggTCGCGGCCCCTAAATGATCATGTAACTGGAAAGTGTAtacacagagagaaaaataaaagaatattTCTTCCATcccaattcaattcatcatcttcatcttcatcattgagATTTCAtctcatctcatcatcaattgtttaatttcattcattcattcattcattcggtAAATGAAGATGTACTCAAGTGTCTTTGTCTATTGCAAAGATctcgagagaaaaaaaaagacgaacCAGTAAAATTGTGTAtgcaaaaacacacacacacacacacacacatacatgtccattgatttttgaaaaaaaaattcattttccaaagatttcatcatttttgatctGTTTTTTGGTCTTTATTGTCATCGCCCTATTCGTTTTGGTTGGTTAGttggttgattttgttttcggttttttttgttgttttgtttgatttgattggcGTCGATacttatttcatcatttcattctattcattcattta
This is a stretch of genomic DNA from Dermatophagoides farinae isolate YC_2012a chromosome 2, ASM2471394v1, whole genome shotgun sequence. It encodes these proteins:
- the LOC124496110 gene encoding leucine-rich repeat-containing protein 57 is translated as MGNKQSVKSHLENSQRTGVFQLTKAKLNEIPPDVFRVTTLRTIDLSTNHLKTIPITIANFTNLRTLILNENLLTQLPEEICRLAKLETLSLAGNQLHTLPTKLGDLRSLRSINLSNNRLQKFPIQLRTIRQLDFIDLSKNKITEIPDDVGELQAHEINLNQNQLSKISDDLARCPRLKVLRLEENCLRLDEITRSLLTESQISLLAVDGNLFDMKQLQDHPSYDQYMERYTATKKKI
- the LOC124496078 gene encoding exosome complex component RRP43-like, whose translation is MAELFKVLQPLQFMQTILNSGTRHDGRKFDESRHVLVSCDCVTSANGSALIKFGTSSVMCGISTSLVKPNTDKPDEGIIEIDVRFSNTCTNELDNPDRTTISGYVRECVKKILSHAKCINLAQLCLIPRKYCWKIMLEIICLNMDGSIVDLSLLATLVALKKCKLRKYEIETEFGLITPTNEYEKIEIRTCPMLCTFVIIDKHLLIDPTMNEEELSDSTIRMAIDPDSSIDSDCLYLLEATGSCTMDQNLLKNIHNKAMKRAKFLRSIMTKYTEQPDDEESCQFEPMLS